Proteins from a single region of Streptomyces sp. Tu 3180:
- a CDS encoding helix-turn-helix transcriptional regulator produces MPRQISYRWRLRELMAARGMFTVGELMPHLAERGITLSSSQVHRLVSGTPERLSLPVLAALCDVLGCTPTDLITTSAQNLPARRAADEEDPINLAARRPTRV; encoded by the coding sequence ATGCCACGCCAGATCAGCTACCGGTGGCGCCTGCGCGAGCTGATGGCCGCCCGCGGCATGTTCACCGTCGGCGAGCTCATGCCGCACCTGGCCGAACGCGGCATCACCCTGTCCTCCTCCCAGGTTCACCGCCTGGTCTCCGGCACCCCGGAACGGCTGTCCCTGCCGGTACTGGCCGCCCTCTGCGACGTCCTCGGCTGCACGCCCACCGACCTGATCACCACCTCGGCCCAGAACCTCCCGGCCCGCCGAGCCGCCGACGAAGAAGATCCGATCAACCTAGCCGCCCGGCGCCCCACAAGGGTTTGA
- a CDS encoding LuxR family transcriptional regulator yields the protein MGVGPTGLVGREGELAELAAFLDMAGTDGAVLLLTGDPGVGKTALLDATAELAVAKGVRVVRGSGVEYETDISFAGLHQLVGSLPDELGRLPRSMREALEVALGLGAGPAPSRIAVLNAALSLFDEAAKERPLLLVVDDLHVVDQASRAAVGFVARRLGGRRIGLLGAQRAEPGESFRSTGLSELEVAPLGDADALRLLSRRFAHLPRRVLSTVAHEAQGNPLALLEFAGSTGVSGDQHGQGAGRASGPGRDVRALYGARVGRLPRGTREVLLLAALEGSGDIGVLEAAGGPGSLEELAPAERDHLVMVAENGRAVRFRHPLVRSAVVDGSTGEQRRGAHRRLADALADQPERRGDHLARATTAPDEAVAAVVESAARSGLRRGDADGAIARLRRAAELSPDRADRRRRLSQAAYAAAWVAGHLEISHEIMREVEGGPAARSLSAAATAGFLVLVTEGDADTAHALLMEAVEQAPVMPGPPREELETALFTLSLASQYSGRPEHWQPLVDVLARFPEAAPAAAASLGRVHHDLGSVTDGMLRRLDEEIARLRDQSDADVVIRTALTASYLDRLPGCREAVSRVIRDGGAVGSSMPALMFVALDDLYAGRWQASAGAADELIALSEETGYHLFAQVGHYVAAMAAAQSGSLDACREHCEDIWGWSGPRGLRRLESCAHQAAARAALGAADFETAFRHATAICAPGVLPPFNPEAVWSAPDLVEAAVRTGRHAEARRHADALRDAGVGHLSSRFALSAATVTAMTSAAEDMVRCFEEALGLPGVEQWPFEVGRAHLAYGERLRRQGLNREARAQLAAARGRFEELGARSWEARAAAELRATGMTRTGRGKAGEALTPQELEVARLAATGLSNPQIASRLFLSPRTVSSHLYRVFPKLGITSRAGLRNALEALPPEPPATRP from the coding sequence ATGGGCGTCGGCCCGACCGGGCTGGTCGGTCGGGAGGGCGAGCTCGCCGAGCTTGCGGCGTTCCTGGACATGGCCGGGACGGACGGAGCTGTCCTGCTGCTCACCGGTGATCCGGGCGTGGGGAAGACGGCGCTCCTGGACGCGACCGCCGAGCTGGCGGTGGCGAAGGGAGTGCGGGTCGTCCGCGGGAGCGGTGTCGAGTACGAGACGGACATCAGCTTTGCGGGGCTCCATCAGCTCGTTGGCTCGCTGCCGGACGAGCTCGGTCGTCTGCCGCGTTCCATGCGGGAGGCCCTCGAGGTCGCCCTCGGTCTCGGCGCCGGTCCCGCGCCGAGCCGGATCGCCGTCCTGAACGCGGCACTGTCCCTGTTCGACGAGGCCGCGAAGGAGCGGCCGTTGCTCCTCGTGGTCGATGACCTTCATGTCGTCGACCAGGCGAGCCGGGCTGCGGTGGGTTTCGTCGCCAGAAGACTGGGGGGCCGCCGCATCGGGCTGCTCGGAGCGCAGCGGGCGGAGCCCGGCGAATCCTTCCGGTCCACCGGTCTGTCGGAACTCGAGGTCGCGCCGCTGGGTGACGCGGACGCCCTGCGGCTGCTGTCCCGGCGCTTTGCCCACCTTCCCCGCCGGGTTCTTTCGACCGTGGCGCACGAGGCGCAGGGAAATCCCCTGGCGCTGCTCGAGTTCGCCGGGTCCACCGGGGTGTCCGGCGACCAACACGGCCAAGGGGCGGGGCGGGCGAGCGGCCCGGGGCGGGATGTCCGCGCTCTGTACGGCGCCCGCGTCGGACGACTGCCGCGGGGAACGCGCGAGGTACTGCTGCTCGCGGCTCTTGAGGGCTCCGGCGACATCGGCGTCCTCGAGGCGGCCGGCGGGCCGGGCAGCCTTGAGGAACTCGCTCCCGCGGAGCGTGACCACCTGGTCATGGTCGCGGAGAACGGCCGCGCGGTGCGCTTCAGGCATCCGCTGGTCAGGTCCGCGGTGGTCGACGGTTCCACCGGTGAACAGCGGCGCGGCGCCCACCGCCGGCTGGCCGACGCGCTGGCCGACCAGCCCGAGCGGCGCGGTGATCACCTCGCGAGAGCCACGACGGCGCCCGACGAGGCGGTCGCCGCCGTTGTGGAGTCGGCGGCCCGGAGCGGCCTGCGGCGCGGTGACGCTGACGGCGCGATCGCGAGATTGCGGCGCGCGGCCGAGCTGAGCCCCGACCGAGCGGACCGCAGGCGCCGCCTGTCGCAGGCCGCCTATGCCGCCGCCTGGGTCGCAGGCCATCTGGAGATCAGCCACGAGATCATGCGTGAGGTCGAGGGCGGTCCGGCGGCCCGGTCGCTCTCGGCGGCCGCGACGGCCGGCTTCCTGGTGCTCGTCACGGAAGGCGACGCCGATACGGCCCATGCACTCCTGATGGAGGCGGTCGAGCAGGCCCCGGTGATGCCCGGACCGCCGCGTGAGGAGCTGGAGACCGCGCTGTTCACCCTCAGCCTCGCCAGCCAGTACTCGGGTCGGCCCGAGCACTGGCAGCCTCTGGTCGATGTGCTCGCCCGGTTCCCCGAGGCAGCGCCCGCCGCCGCGGCGTCGCTGGGGCGCGTCCACCACGACCTCGGCTCCGTCACCGACGGCATGCTGCGCCGCCTGGACGAGGAGATCGCGCGGCTGAGGGACCAGAGTGACGCCGACGTGGTCATCCGCACCGCCCTGACCGCCTCGTACCTCGACCGGCTTCCGGGCTGTCGCGAGGCCGTGTCCCGGGTCATACGCGACGGCGGCGCGGTGGGATCGAGCATGCCGGCCCTGATGTTCGTCGCCCTGGACGACCTGTACGCCGGCCGGTGGCAGGCGTCGGCCGGTGCCGCGGACGAGCTCATCGCACTGTCCGAGGAGACGGGGTACCACCTGTTCGCCCAGGTGGGGCACTACGTCGCTGCGATGGCCGCGGCCCAGAGCGGCTCCCTCGACGCGTGCCGGGAGCACTGCGAGGACATCTGGGGGTGGTCGGGTCCCAGGGGCCTGCGGCGGCTGGAAAGCTGCGCCCACCAGGCGGCGGCCCGGGCGGCCCTCGGCGCCGCCGACTTCGAGACGGCGTTCCGGCACGCCACGGCGATCTGCGCTCCGGGTGTGCTGCCGCCGTTCAACCCCGAGGCCGTGTGGTCCGCGCCGGACCTCGTCGAGGCCGCCGTGCGCACCGGGCGGCACGCGGAGGCGCGACGGCACGCGGACGCGCTGCGCGACGCCGGTGTCGGTCACCTCTCGTCGCGGTTCGCGCTGAGCGCGGCCACGGTCACGGCGATGACATCGGCTGCCGAGGACATGGTCCGGTGCTTCGAGGAGGCGCTCGGGCTGCCGGGCGTCGAGCAGTGGCCCTTCGAGGTCGGCCGTGCTCATCTGGCGTACGGCGAGAGGCTGCGCCGTCAGGGGCTCAACCGCGAGGCCCGGGCGCAGCTGGCCGCCGCCCGCGGCCGCTTCGAGGAGCTCGGGGCCCGTTCGTGGGAGGCCCGGGCCGCGGCGGAGCTGCGCGCCACCGGGATGACGCGGACCGGCCGGGGCAAGGCCGGTGAGGCCCTCACCCCGCAGGAGCTGGAGGTCGCCAGGCTGGCGGCGACGGGGCTGTCGAACCCGCAGATCGCGTCGCGTCTGTTCCTTTCGCCGCGGACCGTGTCGTCGCATCTCTACCGTGTGTTCCCGAAGCTGGGGATCACGTCGCGGGCCGGGCTCCGCAACGCTCTGGAGGCGCTGCCTCCCGAGCCTCCGGCCACCCGGCCGTGA
- a CDS encoding alpha/beta hydrolase, protein MPFVTTGDGVEIFYKDWGSGRPVMFHHGWPLSSDDWDAQLLFLVRRGYRVVAHDRRGHGRSAQVGHGHDMDRYAADAAAVVAHLGLRDVVHVGHCAGGGEVARYVARHGAGRVAKAVLIAAVPPLMVQTEANPAGLPMEVFDGYREGVATDRSQFYLDIASGPFYGFNRPGADVSQGIIQDWWRQGMAGSAQAHHEGIRAFSETDFTDDLRAIDVPTLIMHGDDDQILPIANSARPAVTLVKNADLKVYPGLSHGMCTVNADTVNADLLDFIKS, encoded by the coding sequence ATGCCGTTCGTCACCACCGGCGACGGAGTCGAGATCTTCTACAAGGACTGGGGCTCGGGCCGGCCGGTCATGTTCCACCACGGCTGGCCGCTGAGCTCGGACGACTGGGACGCCCAGTTGCTGTTCCTCGTCCGGCGAGGCTACCGCGTCGTCGCCCACGACCGCCGCGGACACGGCCGCTCCGCCCAGGTCGGCCACGGGCACGACATGGACCGCTACGCGGCGGACGCCGCCGCCGTGGTGGCGCACCTCGGCCTGCGCGACGTCGTCCACGTCGGCCACTGCGCCGGTGGCGGAGAGGTCGCCCGGTACGTCGCCAGGCACGGTGCCGGCCGGGTCGCCAAGGCCGTCCTCATCGCAGCGGTCCCGCCGCTCATGGTCCAAACGGAAGCCAACCCCGCAGGACTGCCGATGGAGGTCTTCGACGGCTACCGCGAGGGCGTGGCCACCGACCGCTCCCAGTTCTACCTCGACATCGCCTCCGGGCCGTTCTACGGGTTCAACCGTCCGGGCGCGGACGTCTCCCAGGGCATCATCCAGGACTGGTGGCGCCAGGGGATGGCCGGCAGCGCGCAGGCACACCACGAGGGGATCAGAGCGTTCTCGGAGACGGACTTCACCGACGACCTCCGGGCGATCGACGTGCCCACGCTCATCATGCACGGCGACGACGACCAGATCCTCCCGATCGCCAACTCCGCCCGGCCGGCGGTCACGTTGGTCAAGAACGCGGACCTGAAGGTCTACCCGGGCCTGTCGCACGGCATGTGCACCGTCAACGCCGACACCGTCAACGCCGACCTCCTCGACTTCATCAAGAGCTGA
- a CDS encoding putative quinol monooxygenase, whose protein sequence is MTATPTGYVTVVWDAKAKAGREADLKAFITAAVTPSRNDPGNIDYEAHEVEGRPGEFVIYERWETRAHLDAHLAAPRMRELVPQMLELIDGSIEDGIRLLRPFRPAH, encoded by the coding sequence ATGACCGCAACACCCACCGGCTACGTGACCGTCGTCTGGGACGCGAAGGCGAAGGCGGGCAGGGAGGCCGATCTCAAGGCGTTCATCACCGCCGCCGTCACCCCCTCGCGCAACGACCCCGGCAACATCGACTACGAGGCCCACGAAGTCGAGGGCCGACCCGGCGAATTCGTCATCTACGAACGCTGGGAGACCCGCGCCCACCTCGACGCCCACCTCGCCGCGCCCCGCATGCGGGAACTCGTCCCGCAGATGCTCGAACTGATCGACGGATCCATCGAGGACGGCATCCGCCTGCTGCGCCCGTTCCGCCCCGCCCACTAG
- a CDS encoding Rrf2 family transcriptional regulator — translation MSANSRLTIAAHALAWIGLYQRQGHEVATSEQIATSANTNPVVIRRLLGELRRAGLVESRRGVGAGWSLARELGSITLLDVYEAVEPGPLFAMHRTTPDQGCVVGHGIQPAMRGIYQDIEETLRHELARVTLEKVLRDVLAAPRQPL, via the coding sequence ATGAGCGCCAACAGCAGGCTGACCATCGCCGCCCACGCGCTGGCCTGGATCGGCCTCTACCAGCGCCAGGGCCACGAGGTCGCCACCTCCGAGCAGATCGCGACCAGTGCGAACACCAACCCCGTGGTGATCAGACGGCTGCTCGGCGAGCTGCGCAGGGCCGGACTCGTGGAGTCCCGGCGGGGCGTGGGCGCGGGCTGGTCGCTGGCGCGCGAGCTGGGGTCGATCACCCTGCTCGACGTGTACGAGGCAGTGGAACCCGGCCCGCTGTTCGCGATGCACCGCACCACCCCGGACCAGGGATGCGTGGTGGGTCACGGCATCCAGCCGGCAATGCGGGGCATCTACCAGGACATCGAGGAGACCCTGAGACACGAACTGGCCCGCGTCACGCTCGAGAAGGTACTCAGGGACGTACTCGCGGCACCTCGCCAGCCTCTCTGA
- a CDS encoding Tn3 family transposase, protein MQLLRYLSDAPLRRRVTAATNKVEAFNGFSQWLGFGNRGVLADNDPVEQEKAMKFNALLTNAVIFHNALDIAEIVRQLLEEGWTIEPEELAHISPYLTEHINRFGEYSTHELGIQPEAYDPKLNVDFTQLREENLTSEGFGRAA, encoded by the coding sequence GTGCAGCTGCTGCGCTACCTCTCGGATGCCCCGCTGCGCCGGCGGGTGACCGCGGCGACGAACAAGGTCGAGGCGTTCAACGGCTTCTCCCAGTGGCTCGGCTTCGGCAACCGTGGCGTCCTCGCCGACAACGACCCCGTCGAGCAGGAGAAGGCGATGAAGTTCAACGCGCTGCTCACGAACGCGGTGATCTTCCACAACGCCCTGGACATCGCGGAGATCGTCCGGCAGTTGCTGGAAGAGGGCTGGACGATCGAGCCGGAGGAACTGGCCCACATCTCGCCGTACCTGACCGAGCACATCAACCGGTTCGGCGAATACTCCACGCACGAGCTCGGCATCCAGCCCGAGGCGTACGACCCGAAGCTGAATGTGGACTTCACGCAGCTACGGGAGGAGAACCTGACCAGCGAGGGCTTCGGTCGGGCGGCCTGA
- a CDS encoding site-specific integrase, which translates to MSPEEYERWMIRDCACCGRRASKSAEWSDGPICRTCYERAMRVRGLCPCCDTDRLLPGRDTGGTPICRDCAGIARDFFCDRCGFEGLLLGGRLCERCTLADTLVRLLDDGTGRVAPDFLPLVKILLDMGRPKSRLIWLRNPNVVRLLQGLATGSIPLTHEGLHQETPWRTVAHLRDLLMDSGVLPRVDRQLILYQRWLTERLAVIEEPEHRQLLRHFATWHQMRRLRAKAEKGPLGRSQTNHTKQEVTQAGAFLAWLADRGRAIGQCQQADIDAWHTESLATRRPSQSFLRWCMKTGRMPRLALPPAVITQDPEPLHQHRRLAMLRRVLNDDSLPMRARVAAALVLLYAQPVSRIVRLTIDDVTDDETTVTVQLGDPPSPLPEPVAVLMRPYIQSRQHPPYASSRSSQWLFPGRQPGQPMNPVSLQVHLREIGVPPQRGRTSAIRQLVLQAPVPVIAKALGYHDKTATRLVTEAGGTWSRYAPGDHQR; encoded by the coding sequence GTGAGTCCGGAGGAGTACGAGCGGTGGATGATCCGCGACTGCGCATGCTGCGGCCGTCGGGCCTCGAAGTCCGCCGAGTGGTCAGACGGACCGATCTGCCGGACCTGCTACGAGCGGGCGATGCGAGTCCGCGGCCTCTGCCCCTGTTGCGACACCGATCGGCTGCTGCCGGGGCGAGACACCGGTGGCACACCGATCTGCCGGGACTGCGCGGGCATCGCCCGAGACTTCTTCTGTGATCGCTGCGGCTTCGAGGGACTCCTGCTCGGCGGACGTCTCTGCGAACGCTGCACCCTCGCCGACACGCTCGTCCGCCTCCTCGACGACGGCACTGGTCGTGTCGCCCCGGATTTCCTGCCTCTGGTCAAGATCCTGCTGGATATGGGCAGGCCCAAGAGCCGACTGATCTGGCTTCGCAACCCCAACGTCGTCCGTCTCCTCCAGGGCCTGGCCACCGGCAGCATCCCGCTCACCCACGAGGGGCTGCACCAGGAAACCCCCTGGCGGACTGTCGCTCACCTGCGTGACCTGCTGATGGACAGCGGCGTCCTCCCGCGAGTTGACCGGCAGCTCATCCTCTACCAGCGGTGGCTGACCGAACGGCTCGCCGTCATCGAGGAGCCCGAACACCGTCAGCTTCTCCGGCACTTCGCCACGTGGCACCAGATGAGGCGCCTGCGGGCCAAGGCGGAGAAGGGACCGCTGGGACGCTCCCAGACCAACCACACCAAGCAGGAGGTCACCCAGGCCGGTGCCTTCCTCGCATGGCTCGCCGACCGAGGACGCGCCATCGGACAGTGCCAGCAGGCCGACATCGACGCCTGGCACACCGAGAGCCTGGCCACCCGCCGTCCGTCCCAGTCATTCCTGCGGTGGTGCATGAAGACCGGCCGGATGCCCCGCCTCGCGCTGCCGCCCGCCGTCATCACCCAGGACCCGGAACCGCTGCACCAGCACCGCCGGCTCGCGATGCTCCGCCGGGTCCTCAACGACGACTCCCTGCCAATGCGGGCCAGGGTCGCCGCCGCCCTCGTTCTCCTCTACGCGCAACCCGTCAGCCGCATCGTTCGCCTCACCATCGACGACGTCACCGACGACGAGACGACCGTCACCGTCCAGTTGGGCGACCCGCCGTCCCCGCTGCCGGAGCCCGTCGCCGTTCTGATGCGGCCCTACATCCAGTCCCGTCAGCACCCGCCCTATGCCAGCAGCAGGAGCTCGCAGTGGCTCTTCCCTGGCCGTCAGCCCGGACAGCCGATGAATCCGGTCAGCCTCCAGGTTCATCTGCGTGAGATCGGCGTCCCGCCGCAGCGCGGCAGGACCTCAGCCATTCGGCAGCTCGTCCTCCAGGCCCCGGTTCCCGTCATCGCGAAGGCGCTCGGTTACCACGACAAGACAGCCACTCGCTTGGTCACCGAAGCCGGAGGAACATGGAGCCGATACGCCCCCGGCGACCACCAGCGATGA
- a CDS encoding MerR family transcriptional regulator, whose protein sequence is MPLPVIPRRVKIGDAAAFAGTTPRAIRHYHAIGLLAEPERGSDDRRRYGYDDMIRLLWIRKMADAGISLDDIRAAFKGTTGIEQSLARLEESLASKAAAVEAQRAAVHRLREVGSPLGLLSPLVTGRLCDLPPGALRSADLDTLLVTERIFGPLGAAIQADRFIVLATHPELRAEEDRLAEAEAALDDTLSPDDPRIEDLAAQRCDHETALAAAIEGSGLDEALDGLLDQEDEHVGEEEDGARMSVMEAIGKMPYGFSPARVRYEERVIELFHSADQDRDTPRTC, encoded by the coding sequence GCCGCGTTCGCCGGGACCACACCCCGCGCCATCCGCCACTACCACGCTATCGGGCTCCTCGCCGAACCGGAACGCGGCAGCGACGACCGCCGCCGTTACGGATACGACGACATGATCCGCCTGCTGTGGATCCGCAAGATGGCCGATGCGGGTATCTCCCTGGACGACATCCGGGCCGCCTTTAAGGGCACCACCGGCATCGAGCAGTCCCTGGCCCGGCTGGAGGAGTCCCTCGCTTCCAAGGCGGCCGCCGTCGAAGCCCAGCGGGCCGCCGTGCACCGCCTCCGTGAGGTGGGCAGCCCTCTGGGCCTGCTCTCACCGCTGGTCACTGGCCGCCTGTGCGATCTACCGCCCGGAGCCCTGCGCTCCGCCGACCTCGATACCCTCCTGGTCACGGAGCGCATCTTCGGCCCTCTGGGCGCCGCTATCCAGGCCGACCGGTTCATCGTCCTGGCCACCCACCCCGAGCTGCGGGCCGAGGAAGACCGCCTGGCCGAGGCCGAGGCGGCCCTGGACGACACCCTGTCCCCCGACGACCCTCGCATCGAAGACCTGGCCGCCCAGCGATGTGATCACGAGACCGCCCTGGCAGCCGCCATCGAAGGATCCGGCCTGGACGAGGCCCTCGACGGCCTCCTGGACCAGGAGGATGAGCACGTCGGCGAGGAAGAAGACGGGGCGAGGATGAGCGTGATGGAGGCCATCGGCAAGATGCCGTACGGCTTCTCCCCGGCCCGCGTCCGGTACGAGGAACGTGTCATCGAACTGTTCCACTCGGCCGATCAGGACCGCGACACCCCACGGACCTGCTGA
- a CDS encoding nuclear transport factor 2 family protein translates to MESNEKRIREAYRLAEGNVLDGDGFLSLFTEDGSFNDMSTSQSFRGEQIPQVIAGLARSFPDVHRELLEVHAFGDVVAVELRIQGTHLGGFPTPVGEIPPTGNRIDVPAADLWYLRDGKIERFNCYNSMSVWLDQIGVHPDFKSAVEATEAAATTA, encoded by the coding sequence ATGGAAAGTAACGAAAAGAGAATCCGCGAGGCTTACCGGCTCGCGGAAGGGAACGTTCTCGACGGTGACGGTTTCCTGTCCTTGTTCACCGAGGACGGGTCGTTCAACGACATGTCGACCTCGCAGAGTTTCCGCGGAGAGCAGATTCCTCAGGTGATCGCGGGCCTCGCCCGCTCGTTCCCCGATGTACACCGTGAGCTGCTCGAGGTACATGCGTTCGGTGATGTCGTCGCCGTCGAGTTGCGAATCCAGGGCACGCATCTCGGAGGGTTTCCGACTCCGGTCGGCGAGATCCCACCGACCGGGAACCGGATCGACGTGCCGGCGGCGGACCTCTGGTACCTCCGTGACGGAAAGATCGAAAGGTTCAATTGCTACAACTCGATGAGCGTGTGGCTTGATCAAATCGGGGTCCACCCTGACTTCAAGTCCGCAGTCGAAGCCACCGAGGCAGCAGCCACGACGGCGTAA
- a CDS encoding SDR family NAD(P)-dependent oxidoreductase, whose product MTTTLITGGNRGLGHEIARRLVQAGQTVWIGARDAENGRKAADRLGADFVQLDVTDDASVDAAVKTLRARAGHLDILVNNAGILGEVTAPEDMTADQIRHVYETNVFGLVRVTHAFLPLLRKATAPSVVNVTSGLGSFTLTHDPERVESQYPLAAYGSSKSAVTMLTTQYARTIPDVRFNAVDPGQTATEFTGHIGQSVEEGAEAAVRIATLGPDTPTGTVTNRTGVLPW is encoded by the coding sequence GTGACCACCACATTGATCACCGGCGGCAACAGGGGACTCGGCCACGAGATCGCGCGCAGACTCGTCCAGGCAGGCCAGACGGTCTGGATCGGAGCCCGGGACGCCGAGAACGGACGCAAGGCCGCCGACCGGCTCGGCGCCGACTTCGTCCAGCTGGACGTGACCGACGACGCGTCGGTCGACGCGGCGGTCAAGACGCTGCGGGCGCGGGCCGGCCACCTGGACATCCTCGTCAACAACGCCGGCATCCTCGGCGAAGTGACGGCCCCCGAGGACATGACGGCCGACCAGATCCGCCACGTCTACGAAACCAACGTCTTCGGCCTGGTGCGCGTCACGCACGCGTTCCTGCCCCTGCTGCGGAAAGCGACCGCCCCGTCCGTCGTCAACGTCACCAGCGGCCTCGGCTCGTTCACGCTGACCCACGACCCGGAGCGGGTCGAGTCGCAGTATCCGCTCGCCGCCTACGGCTCGTCGAAGAGCGCGGTCACCATGCTGACCACGCAGTACGCCAGAACGATCCCCGACGTCCGCTTCAACGCGGTGGACCCCGGCCAGACCGCGACCGAGTTCACCGGCCACATCGGGCAGAGCGTCGAGGAGGGCGCCGAGGCGGCGGTGCGCATCGCCACCCTGGGGCCCGACACGCCCACCGGCACGGTGACCAACCGCACCGGCGTGCTCCCCTGGTGA
- a CDS encoding site-specific integrase, translating into MGGDGLVPGSARLHLIDGLPLLRPDEQVFEAMVKGWRNQQLARNLSPGYVDDQERTVRAFTRHANAMPWQWTPQHVDEWSADLRAVHGCVRSTLRNYQGSVRQFCDFLTNPAYGWSDECLRHFGPPPVQVVYDWNAATHADEAEGEPERRAFTRPELEAFFDHADEEVLRVRGKGHKGWLPAFRDATLFKVAYAYGLRRNETRMLDLTDFGRNPEGREFGEYGTLLVRYGKAKKGSPPKRRSLLTVWHWTPGTIEEWISEVRPGMRHPPSRALWPSERGPRIGVKRLDSRFAAYRDAVGLDPALEFHSLRRSYITHLIEDGHDPLFVQQQVGHDHASTTAICTCVSSDFRTRSLRRVLDATIEAALRPGRTS; encoded by the coding sequence ATGGGTGGGGACGGTCTCGTTCCAGGGTCTGCTCGGCTGCACCTGATCGACGGTCTGCCGTTGCTGCGGCCGGACGAGCAGGTCTTCGAGGCGATGGTCAAAGGCTGGCGCAACCAGCAGCTCGCCCGGAATCTCTCGCCGGGATACGTCGATGACCAGGAACGTACGGTCCGGGCCTTCACCAGGCATGCCAATGCGATGCCGTGGCAGTGGACGCCGCAGCACGTCGACGAATGGTCGGCCGATCTGCGGGCCGTGCACGGATGTGTCCGCTCCACCCTGCGCAACTACCAGGGCTCCGTGCGCCAGTTCTGCGATTTCCTGACCAACCCAGCCTACGGCTGGAGCGACGAGTGCCTGCGGCACTTCGGTCCCCCCCCAGTCCAGGTGGTCTACGACTGGAACGCTGCGACGCACGCCGACGAAGCCGAGGGCGAGCCGGAACGACGGGCCTTCACCCGGCCCGAGTTGGAAGCGTTCTTCGACCACGCCGACGAGGAGGTCCTGCGTGTTCGCGGCAAGGGGCACAAGGGCTGGCTGCCGGCCTTCCGGGACGCCACCTTGTTCAAGGTCGCGTACGCCTACGGCCTGCGACGCAACGAGACCCGGATGCTCGACCTCACCGACTTCGGCCGCAACCCAGAAGGCCGGGAGTTCGGTGAGTACGGCACCCTGCTGGTCCGCTACGGCAAGGCCAAGAAGGGGTCGCCACCGAAGCGCCGCAGCCTGCTGACCGTCTGGCACTGGACACCCGGCACGATCGAGGAATGGATCAGCGAGGTGCGGCCCGGGATGCGGCATCCGCCAAGCCGGGCCCTCTGGCCGTCCGAGCGAGGCCCGCGAATCGGGGTCAAGCGGCTGGACTCCCGCTTCGCCGCCTACCGGGACGCCGTTGGCCTGGACCCCGCGCTGGAGTTCCACTCGCTACGCAGGTCCTACATCACGCATCTGATCGAGGACGGCCACGACCCGCTGTTCGTCCAGCAGCAGGTCGGCCACGACCACGCATCCACCACGGCGATCTGCACGTGCGTCTCCTCCGACTTCCGCACCCGCTCCCTCCGACGCGTCCTGGACGCCACCATCGAGGCCGCTCTGCGGCCGGGAAGGACCTCCTGA